AAAGATAACAGATTTTACGCGGATAGAAAAATAAAACATGTCAGATGACACTGTTTGAAACCTTTTTATTTATACAAGCTTCATTTTATAAAGGTGGTTCGAACCAAATGAGCGTAAGATATAAGCAATAAAAAGCAATAGATGAACAGGAAAACAGGTGCTAAAAAATTGATTTTTCTTGTCTTTTTCCCCCATTTTTACAGCATGGGAAAGCTGGTCTACAATAGAAAATCCATATTCTTCAAGGCACTTAAAATCGAGATAGAAAATTATTTTGCCGAAAACGGTATTGAGAAAACCGGGAACTGGAAACTTTATATAAAGTCCTTTATTCTTATTTTACTGGCTCTTGGTTCCTATATCTACCTGCTTGCATTTAATTACTCTTTCCCCTTTGGCATTGTACTATCCGGGCTATTAGGGTTTATTCTTGCAGGCATCGGTTTTAATATAATGCATGACGCGAATCACGGCTGTTACTCGACTAAAAAATGGGTAAATAGTTTGATGGGGCTTACACTAAATGCTTTAGGGAGCAATGCGTTTATATGGAAGCAAAAACATAATATCATTCATCACACTTACACAAACGTAGATGGTTTGGATGATGACATCGCCAAAAGCCCGATCATAAGGCAAAGCAGCACGCAGGTCTGGAAACCAGTTCATCAGTTGCAGCATATATATCTTTGGTTTGTCTATGCGCTCAGTTCTATTTTATGGATTTTTGTTACAGATTTCATGAAATACGGCACGCAGAAAATATACACCACAGAGTTAAAGCATATGAATTTTAAAGAGCACTTTATTTTTTGGCTAAGTAAAGTGCTGTACGTTATTTTTTATATCGTGATCCCTGTCATATTTGTAGGCGCACAAAAGTGGCTGATAGGGTTCTTGTGTATGCATATCACATTAGGCCTGTCGTTGGCAATCGTATTTCAGCTGGCACATGTTGTGGAAGAAACTGAATTTGCATTTTGCAGCGAAGATGATGTTGTAATCGAAAATGAATGGGCGGTACACCAGCTTAAGACTACGGCAAACTTCGCGCCTGGTAATTTCTGTATAACATGGTATGTTGGAGGGCTGAATTACCAGATAGAGCATCATCTCTTTCCCCGTATAAGTCATATTCATTATCCTGCACTCAGCAAAATAGTACAATTGAAATGCGAGGAGTTCGGCATCCTATACAATTGCATACCGACAATTACCGCTGCAATTGCCTCTCATTATAATCATATGCGTTCATTGGGTGTGAATCCCGATAAGAAAATCGAAATAAGTAACCACATCTAACTTCAATAATACAGCCGCATCAAAAGATGCGGCTGTATTATTGAAATGTTTCGATGGTGCTGTTATCGCATCTATTGATCAGACATTACCGGAAAAACAATGACTTATCACCAACCGGAGGTAAGTGCATATATTGCACAGCTTATACAGACCGGTGCTTCTGAGGATGATGCAGCGTACATTGCAAGATTCTGTGTGGCGATTGCTAACGGAGAATTCGATACCAATAAAAGTGATGTGAAACAACTACTAGGCAGAAGTCCTGTCAGTTTAAAAGATTTTTTGCAAAATATATACAGTTAATTGGTAGAAGAGTAAATCCTATGTGGAAGTTTATAATGAAAAGTTTTGGCGTAAAGACCCACTTTTCCATGTTCAATGTAAAGTCGGCCAGGTCTTCGAACACTGTACCTAACAGCGCGCTGCAATGACAAAACCCGCTGTTAGTCAGCGGGTTTTGTCATTGCAGGATTTTTGCAGCAATTGTAACTACTTACTATTCAACTGTTGTTGGTTCGAATCCCTTTTTTATTTTACAATATTGCGGTAAACAGCCTTGTAGCTAATTTTAACGCCAGTTACGGAAAACAAATTTATAATTCAATTTCCTTAAAATGCTCTACAACTGGGAATGGATCATAATAATGATGCAATAGTTCCTTCCAATGCACATAGACATCGGATTGTCTAAAACCTACTGTGTGGTCTTCTAACTTATCCCATTCGACTAACAGAATATATTTGTCGGCGTTTTCTAAACATTTTTGCAAACTGTGATGACGATAACCAGGTATTGATCTGATATATTGTCCTGCTTTCTTAAAATCTGTTTCAAATTCCGAGTATAGTCCCGGCTTTATATTCAAAATCGCTACTTCCAATATCATAATATTAAATTATATCGCTATCCGCAGTTTGGTAATTAAGGAAGATACAAGATACTAAATGATACTGATAAGTCTTGTTTCATGGACTCAAAGAAGATGTCAATAGAGATGCCGCTCCTGAATAAATGTTATGCAAAATCAGCTCACCTCTTTGACCAAAAATTCTTCAACAGATCGTTTTTCTGAAGAGAAGCTTATACCAATAGCTATTTTCTTTCTATTTTCTAATTGGTAAGAACGCAAATAACCTTTCTCAAAAATCTGATCCAGGGCCGACTGCGCAGTTCCATTCAATTTTAACTCTATAGCAAAAATAAATTGTTCAGTGAACACCAGTACATCGCATCTACCAGTAGAACTATGTACCTCGCTACGTACATCGAGGCCTAAGCGTTTAAAGGTTAGATGTACGATGATATGAAAGATTGATTCACTTTCAGACTTCCAATGATCGTAAGGGATGGTGGAGATAATTACATCCAATGCTTTGATCATTTGAGGCATATTGTTATTTTTCAAAGCCTGTCCCAAATCATAAGTAACAGCCATTGAGTCGTTGCCTGGAAATATATTTCGATAAGCACTCAGCAGCGCATCTGTCAAACTTTCTTCTACCTCCTTATTGGGATAACCAAGCTCATATAATCTTGTATCTTCATCATAATGTTTAATGGTCAGATACCCTGTCTGGAACAAAACCGGTACTGACGCAATATGCTCCACATTAAAACTACTCAAAGCGTTTTCTCCAATTCGTATATTTTCAAGTTCAAATTCCCGGTTATTCCTCATCAGATTCACTAACCAGGTGGGTGTACCTGTTTGAAACCAAAAATTTTGAATCCGCCCAGACCCCATATAACTCAGCACTGAAAATGGATTATATACCCTACTTGTGCCATCCCATGAATATCCGTTATACCATTCTTTTAATTTCTGTAAAATATCAGGGTGTCTTTGCTGAAGAACATTTATTTCTTCTTTAAAATCTGACTCGAGCTCTTGCTGGGTGATACCCATCAATGTGGCATAATGAGGATTAAGCGTAATATCGTACAGGTTATTCAGATCAGAGAAAATACTGACCTTTGAAAATCTGCTTACCCCGGTTATCAGCAACAAACGAATATATTCGTCAGCATCTTTTAATACAGAATAAAAACTTTTAAATACCGATCTGTTTTCCTCCACTTTTTCTATATTTTCCAGATAATCGGTAATAGGCTTATCATATTCGTCAATCAGGATCACAACTTGTCCATTGACAGAAGCCTTACGGATCAGTTCTTCAAATCTTCCTTTTAAATGACTAGCTTCCAGTTCCAGGCCCAGCTCTTTTGCTAAAACACCCATTTCCATACTGAGTGCTTCATACAATCCTAATTTTTGATAATCAAGCTTACTAAGCCTTAAATGTATCACTGGGTGCTTTTGTTCCCAATTCCATTGATCATAGATCCAAAGCCCTTCAAATAATTCTTTATTGCCGCTGAAAATCTCCTTGATAGTAGACAGTAGCAGAGATTTACCAAAACGTCTGGGGCGACTCAGAAAATAATAATTACCTGAATCAATCAATTTATGAATCGATTGAGTTTTATCAATATATAAATACCCCTCCTTTCTTATTTTCCCGAAATCTTGTAAGCCTATTGGATATTTTCTCATAAAATCAAAGATAAAATAAAATCAATGACAAAGTTTTGTTACCCACTCTTAGTAAGCACAACAGCTAAGGAGTCCTATTTCCAATTTTATACCAGCACATTGACACAAAAGCTATAGCACCAGACATGCATTGCTACAGGAAATATATAACTAAATAAACATATGACTTGAAGAAGAAATTTTCATGCCTTCATGCTGAAAATTTGGAGTTTTTGGCTTATAATTCAATTTTTGCCAACAGGAATTAGTTTTTTTAGCAACTTTCAACATTATTCGGTACCCTTGGACATATTTTATAAATACTCTGGCTTTTATGCTCTTACAAGCTTCCTCCTTTTTTGAATTATGTACTGAGTACCCTGTCACCAGTATTTTCATGTTACGTTCCAAAAGCGAACCTACACAGTTTATCAGGCAGGAAGCGTTTTTAACAACTCCGCTGGTGCCCGTGAGTGAGTATATTGATGGGTATGGCAATATTTGTCAACGTACTATTTTACCTGTAGGAACTACCATCATTGAAAGTAGTGTTATAGCTGAGTGCGATGAGAATATTGATGTGAATCCAGCCGCAGCATATGTACCGATAGAAGAGTTACCCGGTATTGTATTGCAATTTCTGCTACCCAGCAGGTATTGTGAGTCAGACAAAGTCGGTGAACTGGCCATGGAAATTATAAAGGATATACAATCGGGGTATGAACAGGTAGAAGCAATCCGGCAATGGTGTTTCCAAAACATATCCCGTCAGTATGGTTCTACCAATAGTTCTACATCTGCTATAGATGTGTTGCAAAGCAGAACAGGCGTATGCAGGGATTTTACGCATGTAGCGATAGCACTGTGTCGAAGTATAAATATACCTGCCCGTATGGTGGTAGGATATCTGCATGACTTGAAACCAATGGATTTACATGCATGGTTTGAAGCGTATGTAGGGGATCGGTGGTATACATTTGATGCGTTGATGGAGAAACCGGTTGGAGGCAGGATCATTATGGCCATCGGTCGCGATGCGGCTGATGTAGCTTTTGCCAGTCATTTTGGAGAGGTCGTACTGGTGAAGATGGAGGTGAATGTGGATGAGGTGAAGTAGGGAAACCGGTGGCTTCCCTAAATTTCTTCTTCTTCAACAGCCTGAGACGTGCAGGAAATCCCAGGCTGTCGGTTTGTCCATTTACTACTACAATAGCGCATAGGGATATAAATAGTGTCAATAAATAATCTCGTTATATATTAAATATATTCACTTTTACGTGGAATATTCAACAATGACGATGTCAAAATAGGTACAAAAAACACCAACACCGTCACTATGGATATCCCCACATCAGCTGCATGACTGCCTAATACATGACTAAATGAGCTATCCGGATAGAAATGTTCAAACAGCGACAATACCAGCTTCACACCCAGTATACCAATCACAATAAATGCCGCGGTTTCTAAAAAGGTATACTTCTCCATCAGCTTTACAAACCATTGGGCTATGAAACGCATGGCAAAAATACCGATGAATACACCTGTACAAACAAGAATGATATTAGGAGAAAAAGCTACCGCTGCAAATACATTGTCAATGGAAAATGCCATATCCATGATTTCTACGATGCAGATGGTGGCCCAGAAATTACCAATCGTACCAACAGTCGCCTTGTACAACCACTTATTGGATTTATCTACTGCTGCATCTTCTTCATCACTACCACGATACCAGTCGTATACAAGGTATAATAGATACAACCCTCCCAGCGGCTTTAACCACCAGATCTTTACCAGCACAGCAGCAAAGATCATGGCAAGGCCACGAAATATATAAGCCCCCCAGATACCAAATTTGAGGGCTTTGCCCCGCTGTGATTTAGGGAGGTCCATTACGATGGTCGCAAGCACTGCGGCGTTATCTACTGACAGCAGACTTTCTATAATGATGAGGTTACAAATAATCGCAACGCTGGTTCCGGGATGATAAATAATATCATTCCAGAGCAGGGTTAGATCTTGTGAGATGTTCATGGAAAATTTATTAACTATTCAATACTTACTTCTACCCGACGATTTTGGGTACGCCCTGTTTCGGTGTCATTTGTCGCGATGGGATTGTCAATACCTTTGCCTATAGCTGTGATCATGCTCGCGTCAACTCCTTTGGAGATGAGATATTGCTTAAATGCCACTGCCCTTTCCTGAGCCAGTCTCTTATTTACAGAGATATCACCTTCACTGCTGGCATAGCCATAGATGGTGATTTTGTGTGCTTTCTTTATTTCCTTTACGACTTCGTCGGAAATAGCAATAGGAGCGGAGTTGCCTTTGTTAAATGAAGCGGCAATACGGGCAGGAGCAGCGACAGGGGGAGGAACCCCGGAAGCAGTAGGAGCCCCCTCAGCAGAGCTTTGAACAGTGACAGGAGGAACCCCGGCAGCGGTAGGAGCAGGATCAGTAGCAACAGGCGAATCAGCTACAGGGCCAGGAGCAGCAACTAAAGCAGCTGTATCCATAACCGGAGTTGAAGTAGCTGTATCCGGAACTATAACAGCCGCATCAGCTACTCCTGTTTCCTTTTTTGGCACAAAAAACCAAACCGCCACTCCAACAATCACCACTACTAATAATAACACTATCCATAATTTATTCTTCTTTTCCGGCACCACCACCGGAACAGGATCATTATTCTTACTAAGATTAAAAGCCATAAAAAATATTTTTAAGTGTACATATTAACCAATGTCTGTAAACTACCTGTATGCGCTCTACCCATCGCCTCAAACTCCCACGAATTCCCAACCCTGAATAACCGCCCAAACTCCACTGCATCCTCTTTCGTATATTTATCCTTCAGATCAAACCGCAATATCTCCTCACCTGTACTCTCATTGATGATCCTGATATAACAATCTTCCACCTGTCCAAAATTCAGGTTCAGCGTACGCCTGTCCTTCTTATTATCATGCGGGTATTTACAGATCGTACAGCAGATGATGATCTGTTCTACATCAGGCGTGATTTTAGAAAGATCAATAAACATGTCTTCATCATCATCGCCATCACTCCTTCTTCCATCAGGGTCATCTATCGCCCCCATGATCGCACCATCTTGGGTAATAGGCCGCATCAGCCCTTTCTCTACCGGATCTTCTATATAATTTCCCATCCTTACCTGTCCATAAAAAACAAAATAAGAATCAGAAGGAATCTTAAAACTCCCATTCAAGGCAAATGCAGATACATCCAGATCAAAGTCAGGTCCTCCCGGCTGATCGTTGGGATCCCATCCCATACCTATCCTCACTACCGTAAGACCGGGAGCCGCTTTTGACAAGGAAAATCTTTCTCCTTTTGTTAAATTAAAACTTCCCATAAAAAATGATTATTATTGATACATATCAACCAGTGTATTCAGTCCCCCGGAAAACGCCTGCCCCACAGCTTCTACATCCCATTGCCCATTATTCCTTGACAACGTCGCAATGATCACAGAATCTTCTTCTTTGAATTCTTCATTGAGCCGGTATTGACACAAAAGCGTATTATCAGCCCCATTACGAATATTGATATAAGCATTCCGCACATAACCGAAATGATGTGCACGTGATGCTGCCTGATCGATAGTCACCGCAAAGTAGAGATACTCAATTTGCGCATCGACCTTTCCGAGATCAATGGAAATGATCTCATCATCTCCCTCTCCGGTACCATCCCTGCTATCGCCCGGATAGTAAGCAGCACCATCAGGACTGGTGTTGTTATTATAGAATACAAAAAACTCATCCTGCGGCAACTTGCCATTGGCCCCCATCATAAAGACAGAGAGGTCCAGGTCTACATTGTGACCATTTACATTTGCTGTATCCCAACCCAGTCCTGCTATAATTTTACGCAGCCCGGGTGTCGTTTTTTCCAGTGATACAGGTTTCCTTTTCTCTAAATGAATTGCCATAACTTACTTTTTTGATGGAGGTAATGGTGGTGGTAATGGAGGTTTATTCTTATTCATAACCGGCGGTAATGGCGGCTTTGCAGCCGGCAATGGCGGAGCTGGTGAAGAAGATGAAGCAGCCGGAACTGCCGGTGGTAATGATGGAGCCGGAACCGGAGGTGATGACGATGGAACTGAAACCGGCAGTGGTGATGAAGAATCCGAAACCGGCAGGTGCGAGGTTGTAACCGACACCCTTGCTGATGCAGGTGGCACAACAACCTTTTTGGATAACCCCGCAAAAACCAACTCCATCGTATCTTTCAACCAAACAGGTTCTACTTTCTTCACACGGGGATATTTCTTCAATAACTTATTCAAAAAATAAGATGTACTGATTTCTTCTCCTACCAATAATACAACTGTGTTATCCACATTTAATTTATTCTCCTCCAATAAACCATCGATATTGTTATACACCACCTGATCATTGGAATAAAATTGTAACCGTTCATTCAGTGTCCGCTCCTTCACCTGAAACCAATACTTATGCCCATCCGTCAATTCCACTTCTCCCTTTATAACCGGTGAAAGCTGATTGAGCTGATCTGTGCAAAAAGGCAGTATCGCACCTGTTTCCTTCTCTATATCAATCGACAAAAATGACTGCTGCGCAATGATGTATTCTATGATCATTTCCGCCAACAGCTTCACTCTTGGATCAGCACCCTGCCCATCCATCGACAAGGCACTTACAGGCCCCTGCTGGAAATTTTCATACAACTTAAAATAAAGGGTGCCATTCAGTCCATTCAACAACAACACATGATTACGAGGTGTAATAACACCCCATCCTGCCAATACTTCAAACAACGCGGCATCATAATTCACCCTGCTTGTACTGAAATATCCTGCATCTATAAACAAGCTTTCTATCAGCGCCTTCTCTTTGTCTTCGATATCCACATCAAACAAAAAATGAAGCGACAAATGCTGCCGATAAGATTCTATGGAATCATTTTTATACAATACTGTATTGATAAAGAAAGACAGACATTGCTCTACTCCGTAGTAAAACAGTTGCTTTACAGGTTTCTTATTACCATATATAGTAAAATGCTTTGCCGGATCTTTGATGATCTCAAAATAGTCTCCATATGCATTTGGATGATGCTGGTTGAACATATCCCTCGCCGCATTTCCAAATATGAAATCATTCCCATTCACATAGAAATACAACAATACCTCGTTGCTATCCTTTATAATCAGGGGTGCATACGCATTACTATTAGCCTGGTACCAGAATGAGACTAATCGCCTGGATATCTTCACGAGCAATCGAAAGGTCATAGTTTACTGGATTTTGATTCCTTTTAGCAAATGCTTTTCAAAGAACTTCATCCCTTCGAGTATAATGATTGGCGCTACATAATCAAACTTCTTTTGCTCATCCACTTTACGTTTCTTCGCTTCTATAAACTCAGGTATACCCTTGATGTAGTTCTCGATGTTCATATCCTGAAATCCTGCCATGAAGTCCGCCGAGCTCATTTTCAATCCGAACATGGAAGACGCCACCCTGTAGAATAAATCTGCAAAGTCCATAAACCGTGGACAAGGCTGGCTGCCCTGTGGTGGGTAGTTGATGAAATAATCACCAATATGTTCCAGCATTTCCGGTGTAATTGAATTGGTGGATTCGAGGTATTTGAATTCACCATTAGGCATGACTATACAGAAATGATCTTCCCCCAGAATCTCGATGGCCTGCTTATTGGTAGGCACTAATATCCTGGTAAGGTTCGTAGGAATAGCGAGTCCTTTGGATACTTCGTATTTAACATCTGTATAGCTGTCTCCTTTCTGAGAATTGATATCTATTATTTTCAACGGACTTTGACTCACAGGAATGATAGTCTTTCTTGCCACCGCTTCGCCACCAATACCCCTGATGAACATCTGGGTATAGTAGTTATTTGCAGCAGACGGATCGACCGCATTGAACCAGTCAAAGATGCGGGCGCCTTTGCCAGCAAAGGCAATCCTGATTTTTGGAGGTGTGTTTTTCACTGCAGGGGGCGCATCTTCGGAACGGATTATTTCTGTTCGTAGCTTATGTACCAGTTGACCTGCATAGAACATGATCAGACCTGTAATGTATAGATTCACACTCATCATCTCTTTACACTCCGCTGCTATGAGCAGGTAAAAGGTATTAAAGTCTGTATGCTCCAACCGGTCCAGTACCTGTTCAAAGTAATAGGGAGCTGTGTTTTCAGAAAATTTGTTCTCCCCCTTGTTCAGTCCCTGGATAGAGATGCGCTTCCTTTCACACATTTTCAACAATACAGTTCTAAAATTAGGGGAATATCGGGTGGCCTGAGCCATACGCTCAGCTGCAAAGCGAATGGAGTTTTGCTTGATCATCGCCTTTCCATCTAACATCTGGCAAAGTGCTGTAATATCAGTCGTGCTACCACCAATATCAAAACAGAGGATTAATTCACCTGCATTTATTGAATAGCCACCCTGTGGCCGGACCAGATAGTTCGCTACCGCACAGGCTTCTGACAAAGACTCCTGGTTACCCAGTTCTTTAAAATCAAAACGAATAGGTGCTGTATCAAAAGAAATTTCTACAATCTCCTTCTTTTTTGTTTCCTTTTCATTGCCCCATCCACTTTCATCGCTTGCTCCCCAACCACCACCTGTATCACTGCCTACGCCCCAGGTGCTTCTCTGCACATCACCAATATCCGACAGGTCAGATGGTGGAAATGTCTTTAATTTAACGTTGCTATTGATAGGACTAATATTCACTAACGAATCCCAGATGGCTCTGTATTCGCTTAAGAGGTCTTTGCCCATAGAAGATGGATAAGACCATTTCAGCGTATGCGGCTCATGGTTTTCCTCAAAGAGCTGTGCATATACATGCAACATCAGTGTACTCAGGTATGCCGTTTTATAACTTTTATCAATACGCTGTGTGGACCATTTCATATTGTATACCAGCTCTGCCGTCCCCACTCTGTTGTAGGTCAGGAAATACCGGTTATCCAATGCGCTATCGATAGGCAGGTTCTTTTCGAAACAGGGAAATCCACCTTTAACGGCATCTGACAAGAGAGAGTCGGGCTGATTATTCTTTTCATTCACAATCCTTCTGGGATCATGAATGGTGAGCACAGACTTGATAGAATTGGAAAAGATCTCATCATTCTGAAAGAAAAATATTTCATCTTCCACAGCCGGACGTTCATCATTATTTTTCAAATCGGTGGACAACAATGAAATCCTTTTGTTCGTGAGTTTCAGATCATCTTTCACCCTATTATCACTTTCGGAATAGTAAGCAATGGAAGAATTCGTGCTACCAAAATCCACGCCCAGAAAAGCCGGGTACAGGGTCTTTGTCGTGTTCAGCATATTCAATGGAAATGCCGGATCGTTCCCAAATGATTTGTATCGTATAATCCCAAAACCACAATCTACGCCTGCATGCGAGAACTTAATGCCCTTGAAAGGCTGATTACTTTCGTAGATCTCATACTTATATTTGTTATCAGCCACTGCATTGTTCGATGCTATGTGCAGCTGCACCTGCGTACCAGGAACAGATACAACACGGCCTTTTTCCGCCAGGTAATATGGGATACCTTTATCATCCAGCGCAATGCGGAAAAACTCGTCATTAACATTGCCAATAAACGGCGTGGCCTGGAATTTAGCATCGTTGTGAGGAATTTCAGAATACAGGAAATACCGGTTCCATTGTTTGGATATAAAGTTGGGCCACATCAGTATATCTTTTCCCATAATGGCCTCCTGCGTAACTTTATACACTACCTGTCTGAGAATTTCATTGCCGGTATCAGTAAATAGTCTGAGGTGTACGATCAGCTTTTCTCCATCCCTGTCATTAGGATCATATACCGCAGAGATACGTGATCTGACATTCGAATTAGGCGACAATCCCGCAAGCGCATCCAGGTTTGTTCCAAATACATTTAAGGCAAGCGGTGTCAATGGCAGCGCAAAGTATGCATAGTTATTAGGCTGACCCTTTGTTTCGGCGGCTAATAGCAGTATGGGTTTATCAGCTAAGAAGTTCTTTTTTTCAGCCCCTTCTTTACCAAAATCTATCTGCGCAATTTCGGTGGAATCTGGTAACAGGAGATCTTTGGGATCAAATGGAATACTGTATGCTGAATTTTC
This Chitinophaga sancti DNA region includes the following protein-coding sequences:
- a CDS encoding acyl-CoA desaturase, coding for MNRKTGAKKLIFLVFFPHFYSMGKLVYNRKSIFFKALKIEIENYFAENGIEKTGNWKLYIKSFILILLALGSYIYLLAFNYSFPFGIVLSGLLGFILAGIGFNIMHDANHGCYSTKKWVNSLMGLTLNALGSNAFIWKQKHNIIHHTYTNVDGLDDDIAKSPIIRQSSTQVWKPVHQLQHIYLWFVYALSSILWIFVTDFMKYGTQKIYTTELKHMNFKEHFIFWLSKVLYVIFYIVIPVIFVGAQKWLIGFLCMHITLGLSLAIVFQLAHVVEETEFAFCSEDDVVIENEWAVHQLKTTANFAPGNFCITWYVGGLNYQIEHHLFPRISHIHYPALSKIVQLKCEEFGILYNCIPTITAAIASHYNHMRSLGVNPDKKIEISNHI
- a CDS encoding antibiotic biosynthesis monooxygenase, encoding MILEVAILNIKPGLYSEFETDFKKAGQYIRSIPGYRHHSLQKCLENADKYILLVEWDKLEDHTVGFRQSDVYVHWKELLHHYYDPFPVVEHFKEIEL
- a CDS encoding ATP-binding protein; translation: MRKYPIGLQDFGKIRKEGYLYIDKTQSIHKLIDSGNYYFLSRPRRFGKSLLLSTIKEIFSGNKELFEGLWIYDQWNWEQKHPVIHLRLSKLDYQKLGLYEALSMEMGVLAKELGLELEASHLKGRFEELIRKASVNGQVVILIDEYDKPITDYLENIEKVEENRSVFKSFYSVLKDADEYIRLLLITGVSRFSKVSIFSDLNNLYDITLNPHYATLMGITQQELESDFKEEINVLQQRHPDILQKLKEWYNGYSWDGTSRVYNPFSVLSYMGSGRIQNFWFQTGTPTWLVNLMRNNREFELENIRIGENALSSFNVEHIASVPVLFQTGYLTIKHYDEDTRLYELGYPNKEVEESLTDALLSAYRNIFPGNDSMAVTYDLGQALKNNNMPQMIKALDVIISTIPYDHWKSESESIFHIIVHLTFKRLGLDVRSEVHSSTGRCDVLVFTEQFIFAIELKLNGTAQSALDQIFEKGYLRSYQLENRKKIAIGISFSSEKRSVEEFLVKEVS
- a CDS encoding transglutaminase family protein; the protein is MLRSKSEPTQFIRQEAFLTTPLVPVSEYIDGYGNICQRTILPVGTTIIESSVIAECDENIDVNPAAAYVPIEELPGIVLQFLLPSRYCESDKVGELAMEIIKDIQSGYEQVEAIRQWCFQNISRQYGSTNSSTSAIDVLQSRTGVCRDFTHVAIALCRSINIPARMVVGYLHDLKPMDLHAWFEAYVGDRWYTFDALMEKPVGGRIIMAIGRDAADVAFASHFGEVVLVKMEVNVDEVK
- a CDS encoding DUF475 domain-containing protein, producing MNISQDLTLLWNDIIYHPGTSVAIICNLIIIESLLSVDNAAVLATIVMDLPKSQRGKALKFGIWGAYIFRGLAMIFAAVLVKIWWLKPLGGLYLLYLVYDWYRGSDEEDAAVDKSNKWLYKATVGTIGNFWATICIVEIMDMAFSIDNVFAAVAFSPNIILVCTGVFIGIFAMRFIAQWFVKLMEKYTFLETAAFIVIGILGVKLVLSLFEHFYPDSSFSHVLGSHAADVGISIVTVLVFFVPILTSSLLNIPRKSEYI
- a CDS encoding OmpA family protein, whose protein sequence is MAFNLSKNNDPVPVVVPEKKNKLWIVLLLVVVIVGVAVWFFVPKKETGVADAAVIVPDTATSTPVMDTAALVAAPGPVADSPVATDPAPTAAGVPPVTVQSSAEGAPTASGVPPPVAAPARIAASFNKGNSAPIAISDEVVKEIKKAHKITIYGYASSEGDISVNKRLAQERAVAFKQYLISKGVDASMITAIGKGIDNPIATNDTETGRTQNRRVEVSIE
- a CDS encoding TerD family protein, which produces MGSFNLTKGERFSLSKAAPGLTVVRIGMGWDPNDQPGGPDFDLDVSAFALNGSFKIPSDSYFVFYGQVRMGNYIEDPVEKGLMRPITQDGAIMGAIDDPDGRRSDGDDDEDMFIDLSKITPDVEQIIICCTICKYPHDNKKDRRTLNLNFGQVEDCYIRIINESTGEEILRFDLKDKYTKEDAVEFGRLFRVGNSWEFEAMGRAHTGSLQTLVNMYT
- a CDS encoding TerD family protein; this encodes MAIHLEKRKPVSLEKTTPGLRKIIAGLGWDTANVNGHNVDLDLSVFMMGANGKLPQDEFFVFYNNNTSPDGAAYYPGDSRDGTGEGDDEIISIDLGKVDAQIEYLYFAVTIDQAASRAHHFGYVRNAYINIRNGADNTLLCQYRLNEEFKEEDSVIIATLSRNNGQWDVEAVGQAFSGGLNTLVDMYQ